One window from the genome of Helicobacter pylori encodes:
- a CDS encoding COG2958 family protein, protein MKPQDIEIVQSVLEITGPISPTEVYDKAKELFEKGEIENMFDCGGKTPHQSVSSYIYTALNKGEELPFKKVREKPVLIALKSAMNEPVLNTQKPSAPSAKIVHNKIAHERDLHPFLTYMAIHNENLKCYTKTIFHEESLKSSKGMDRWLYPDMVGVRFLHAELSNENLIAFSKKFDTLPVKLVSFELKKEISVNNCRECYFQAISNSSWANEGYLVGRHIDTHNPQLMDLLKRLHASFGIGVIDLRTDEDKSAILLNAKYKEKIDYTVASELSDKNKKFSGFLKSVVDYDPAHSYRYKDEFDEVKKKEELYPNS, encoded by the coding sequence ATGAAACCGCAAGATATTGAAATCGTTCAAAGCGTTTTAGAGATCACAGGACCGATTAGCCCTACTGAAGTGTATGATAAAGCCAAAGAGCTTTTTGAAAAAGGCGAGATTGAAAACATGTTTGATTGTGGGGGCAAAACCCCGCACCAGAGCGTTAGTTCTTATATTTATACAGCCTTAAACAAGGGCGAAGAACTGCCTTTTAAAAAAGTGCGAGAAAAACCAGTTTTAATCGCTCTAAAAAGCGCGATGAATGAGCCGGTTTTGAATACTCAAAAGCCAAGCGCTCCAAGCGCTAAAATCGTGCATAATAAAATTGCGCATGAAAGGGATTTGCACCCTTTTTTAACCTACATGGCTATTCATAATGAAAATTTGAAATGCTACACGAAAACCATTTTTCACGAAGAGAGTTTGAAATCGTCAAAAGGCATGGACAGGTGGCTTTATCCGGACATGGTGGGGGTTAGGTTTTTGCATGCTGAATTGTCTAATGAAAATTTAATCGCTTTTTCTAAGAAATTTGACACTTTACCCGTTAAACTGGTGAGCTTTGAATTGAAAAAAGAAATCAGCGTGAATAATTGCAGGGAGTGTTATTTTCAAGCGATTTCTAACAGCTCGTGGGCTAATGAGGGGTATTTAGTGGGCCGTCATATTGATACGCATAACCCCCAACTCATGGATTTATTGAAGCGTTTGCATGCGAGTTTTGGGATTGGCGTGATTGATTTAAGAACGGATGAGGACAAAAGCGCTATTTTATTGAACGCTAAATACAAAGAAAAGATTGATTACACCGTGGCTTCAGAACTTAGCGACAAAAATAAAAAATTCAGCGGTTTTTTAAAGAGCGTTGTGGATTATGACCCGGCTCACTCATACCGCTATAAAGATGAATTTGATGAGGTTAAAAAGAAAGAGGAGCTATACCCTAACTCATAA